In one window of Desulfuromonas sp. DNA:
- a CDS encoding ABC transporter ATP-binding protein, producing the protein MSSPTLAIEGLEYAYPDGTRALLGITCSIAAGESVAVVGANGAGKSTFLLHLNGSLISKTGAVRLAGNRVTAGNLRQVRQRVGVVFQDPDDQLFMPSVEEDVAFGPLNLGLPRQEVESRVREALGRVGVLHLRQRPPYHLSGGEKRAVAIAAVLAMEPEVLVLDEPAAGLDPQARKRLIELLRGFGHTRIIATHDLDLALDLCGRTLVMDGGRILADGPTADLLRDPELLAAGHLERPLRLQGCPVCGG; encoded by the coding sequence ATGAGTTCCCCCACCCTCGCCATCGAGGGCCTGGAATACGCCTATCCCGACGGCACCCGGGCCCTGCTGGGGATCACCTGCAGCATCGCCGCGGGCGAATCGGTAGCCGTGGTCGGCGCCAACGGCGCCGGCAAGTCCACCTTCCTGCTGCACCTCAACGGCTCGCTCATTTCAAAGACGGGCGCGGTGCGCCTCGCCGGGAATCGGGTCACTGCCGGAAACCTGCGCCAGGTCCGGCAGCGGGTTGGGGTGGTTTTCCAGGATCCTGATGACCAGCTCTTCATGCCCTCTGTGGAGGAGGACGTGGCCTTCGGTCCCCTCAACCTTGGCCTTCCCCGGCAGGAGGTGGAATCGCGGGTCCGGGAGGCCCTCGGCAGGGTGGGCGTTCTGCACCTGCGGCAGCGTCCTCCCTACCATCTCTCCGGGGGGGAGAAGCGTGCCGTGGCCATCGCGGCGGTGCTCGCCATGGAGCCCGAGGTTCTTGTGCTCGACGAGCCTGCGGCAGGGCTCGATCCGCAGGCGCGCAAGCGTCTCATCGAGCTGCTGCGGGGCTTCGGGCACACCCGGATCATCGCCACCCACGACCTCGACCTGGCCCTCGATCTCTGCGGGAGGACCCTCGTCATGGACGGTGGGCGCATCCTCGCCGACGGCCCGACGGCGGACCTGCTGCGGGACCCGGAACTGCTCGCCGCGGGGCACCTGGAGAGGCCCCTGCGCCTGCAGGGGTGCCCGGTCTGCGGCGGGTGA
- a CDS encoding YbhB/YbcL family Raf kinase inhibitor-like protein: protein MAMEINSSAFADGGSIPTRYTCQGADVSPPLAWSGIPPEAKSLVLIVDDPDAPDPKAPKRTWVHWVLYNLAPDSGGLAEAVEDLPPGSGEGLNDWGRTAYGGPCPPVGRHRYFHKLYALDTVLDGLVRPTKAQLEAAMTGHIVARAEFVGTYEKH from the coding sequence ATGGCCATGGAAATCAACTCCTCTGCCTTTGCCGATGGCGGCAGCATCCCGACCCGATACACCTGCCAGGGGGCTGACGTTTCTCCCCCGCTGGCCTGGTCGGGAATCCCGCCGGAAGCCAAAAGCCTGGTCCTCATCGTCGACGATCCCGATGCTCCCGACCCGAAGGCCCCGAAAAGAACCTGGGTGCACTGGGTGCTCTACAACCTGGCGCCGGACAGCGGCGGTCTCGCCGAGGCGGTCGAGGACCTGCCTCCAGGTTCCGGGGAAGGGCTGAACGACTGGGGCAGAACCGCCTACGGCGGCCCCTGCCCACCGGTCGGCCGCCATCGCTACTTTCACAAGCTCTACGCCCTGGATACGGTGCTGGACGGTCTGGTTCGGCCGACCAAGGCCCAACTCGAGGCGGCGATGACCGGTCACATCGTGGCTCGGGCCGAGTTTGTGGGCACCTACGAGAAGCATTGA
- a CDS encoding anaerobic ribonucleoside-triphosphate reductase activating protein encodes MHVKGFQGTSLLDYPGRIASLVFFGGCNLTCPFCHNPTLVTDPKQYPDFPLEALLEELRQRSSFIDGVVISGGEPTVDAGLIPLLRKIRALGLLVKLDTNGLAPRVMKEILTEGLVDFVALDLKTDPKRYGELHSAPVDLSALEKSARLILERAPDYEIRTTCVPGFVEEPDIDAIGALVCGARTWVLQQFQPRHALAETSRETDPHPPQRLEAFAELARGYARTVTLRGL; translated from the coding sequence ATGCACGTCAAGGGATTCCAAGGGACCAGTCTGCTCGACTACCCGGGCCGCATCGCCTCCCTCGTCTTCTTCGGCGGCTGCAACCTGACCTGCCCCTTCTGCCACAACCCCACCCTGGTGACGGACCCGAAGCAGTATCCCGACTTCCCCCTGGAGGCCCTGCTGGAGGAACTGAGGCAGCGGAGTTCTTTCATCGACGGGGTGGTCATCTCCGGAGGCGAGCCGACCGTCGATGCGGGACTGATCCCCCTCCTGCGGAAGATCAGGGCGCTGGGCCTGCTGGTCAAGCTGGACACCAACGGCCTGGCACCCCGGGTGATGAAAGAGATCCTGACCGAGGGCCTGGTCGACTTCGTGGCCCTCGACCTGAAGACCGACCCGAAGCGCTACGGGGAACTGCACAGCGCCCCGGTGGACCTGTCCGCCCTGGAGAAGAGCGCCCGGCTGATCCTGGAACGGGCCCCGGACTACGAAATCCGCACCACCTGCGTTCCCGGCTTCGTCGAGGAGCCGGACATCGACGCCATCGGCGCCCTGGTCTGCGGAGCGAGGACCTGGGTGCTCCAGCAGTTCCAGCCCCGCCATGCCCTCGCCGAGACCTCGCGCGAGACCGACCCCCACCCTCCGCAACGCCTCGAGGCCTTCGCCGAGCTGGCGCGGGGATACGCCAGAACGGTGACCCTCCGGGGCCTGTAG
- the nrdD gene encoding anaerobic ribonucleoside-triphosphate reductase, translating to MATKCDAKTEVYSRVCGFFRPVQQWNKGKKEEFKDRREFEVGPKKKTG from the coding sequence ATGGCGACCAAATGTGATGCGAAAACGGAAGTCTATTCCCGGGTGTGCGGCTTCTTCCGCCCCGTCCAGCAGTGGAACAAGGGGAAGAAGGAGGAATTCAAGGACCGCCGGGAATTCGAGGTGGGACCGAAGAAGAAGACCGGATAG
- a CDS encoding energy-coupling factor ABC transporter permease — MHMADALLSPAVGGALWAASAGTLALCSRRAQTAPEDGRVALMGVLGAFIFAAQMINFAIPGTGSSGHLGGGLLLAILLGPHAAFLVVASILLVQALLFADGGLLALGCNLFNLGLLPCLVAYPLVYRTIAGARPSPRRLWAASVTAALVASQTGALGVVLQTSLSGISALPLTGFALVMLPIHLAIGLTEGVITASVVSWVRRVRPELFAASPGQGGPALRKVLVGFVLATALTAGALSWFASPRPDGLEWSISQMAEDGQLPSPPSGPHPVLAHLQEQVALLPGYGFSPEGTEPVPPEEAAWPAVDAGTTLSGLVGGLLTLALAVGTGLLLRRRSASS; from the coding sequence ATGCACATGGCCGACGCCCTTCTCTCGCCCGCCGTCGGCGGCGCCCTGTGGGCCGCCTCCGCCGGCACCCTCGCCCTTTGCTCGCGCAGGGCGCAGACCGCCCCGGAGGACGGCCGGGTTGCCCTGATGGGGGTCCTGGGGGCCTTCATCTTCGCCGCCCAGATGATCAACTTCGCCATCCCGGGCACCGGCTCGAGCGGACACCTGGGCGGCGGCCTGCTGCTGGCGATCCTGCTCGGGCCCCACGCCGCCTTCCTGGTGGTCGCCTCGATCCTTCTGGTCCAGGCCCTGCTCTTCGCCGACGGGGGCCTGCTGGCCCTCGGCTGCAACCTGTTCAACCTCGGCCTGCTCCCGTGCCTGGTGGCCTACCCACTCGTCTACCGCACCATCGCCGGAGCGCGCCCGTCACCGCGGCGGCTCTGGGCGGCCTCGGTGACTGCGGCCCTGGTCGCATCCCAGACCGGAGCCCTGGGGGTGGTGCTCCAGACCTCCCTTTCGGGCATCTCCGCCCTGCCCCTGACCGGTTTCGCCCTGGTGATGCTGCCGATCCACCTGGCCATCGGCCTGACCGAAGGGGTGATCACCGCCTCGGTCGTCTCCTGGGTCCGCAGGGTTCGCCCTGAACTGTTCGCGGCCTCGCCCGGGCAGGGCGGTCCCGCGCTCCGCAAGGTACTGGTCGGCTTCGTCCTGGCGACGGCGCTGACCGCCGGGGCCCTTTCCTGGTTCGCATCGCCCCGCCCCGACGGCCTGGAATGGTCGATCTCGCAGATGGCCGAAGACGGCCAGCTCCCCTCCCCGCCTTCGGGGCCTCACCCCGTTCTGGCCCACCTGCAGGAGCAAGTCGCCCTCCTTCCGGGCTACGGATTCTCCCCCGAGGGAACGGAACCCGTCCCCCCCGAAGAGGCCGCCTGGCCGGCCGTCGATGCAGGCACCACCCTTTCCGGCCTCGTGGGCGGCCTGCTGACCCTCGCCCTGGCCGTCGGCACCGGCCTGCTGCTGCGGCGCCGCTCCGCCTCTTCCTGA
- the nikR gene encoding nickel-responsive transcriptional regulator NikR codes for MADLVRFGISIDDSLLERFDDLIARKGYGNRSEAIRDLIRGALVEDQWARGEEETVGTVTLVYDHHTRDLGDKLTERQHSHHDAIISALHVHLDHHNCIEVVVVKGKAREVKRLADELIGTKGVKHGKLVTTTTGRDLG; via the coding sequence ATGGCCGATCTGGTCCGCTTCGGCATCTCCATAGACGACAGCCTCCTGGAGCGCTTCGACGATCTCATCGCCCGCAAGGGCTACGGCAACCGCTCCGAGGCGATCCGGGATCTGATCCGGGGAGCCCTGGTGGAGGACCAATGGGCTCGGGGCGAGGAGGAGACCGTGGGAACCGTCACCCTGGTCTACGACCACCACACCCGGGACCTGGGAGACAAACTCACCGAACGGCAGCACTCCCACCATGACGCCATCATCTCCGCTCTGCACGTTCACCTCGACCACCACAACTGCATCGAAGTGGTGGTGGTGAAGGGGAAGGCCAGAGAGGTGAAGCGCCTGGCCGACGAGTTGATCGGCACCAAGGGGGTCAAGCACGGCAAATTGGTGACGACTACCACCGGCAGGGACCTGGGCTGA
- the cbiQ gene encoding cobalt ECF transporter T component CbiQ, whose translation MSQVASAYLDIRALEALAGMESTVHRLDPRAKLVTTLVFIVAVVSFGRYEISALLPFFLFPAALVGMGRLPLSVLSRKLLLAAPFVLLVGIFNPLIDRETLLVLGPLEVSGGWVSLASLALRFVLSVGAVLILIATTGMQGIALALGRLGAPRVLVVQLLFLYRYLFVLVEEGSRLVRARAQRSFGSRGLGIGVFAHLLRQWLLRTLDRAGRIHLAMLGRGFDGEVHLLRRLHFGRREALFTLGWSAAFLAFRLVNLPRLLGGLITEVMR comes from the coding sequence ATGAGTCAAGTCGCCTCGGCCTATCTGGATATTCGCGCCCTGGAGGCCCTGGCCGGGATGGAGAGCACCGTCCACCGCCTCGACCCCCGGGCCAAGCTGGTGACGACCCTGGTCTTCATCGTCGCGGTGGTCTCCTTCGGCCGCTACGAGATCTCCGCCCTGCTCCCCTTTTTCCTTTTCCCCGCCGCGCTGGTCGGCATGGGGCGACTGCCCCTGAGTGTTCTGAGTCGCAAGCTGCTGCTCGCCGCCCCCTTCGTCCTCCTGGTGGGAATCTTCAACCCGCTGATCGACCGGGAGACCCTCCTTGTCCTGGGACCGCTGGAGGTATCGGGGGGCTGGGTCTCCCTGGCCTCCCTGGCGCTGCGCTTCGTGCTTTCCGTCGGCGCGGTCCTCATCCTGATCGCCACCACCGGCATGCAGGGCATCGCCCTCGCCCTGGGGCGCCTCGGCGCGCCGCGGGTCCTGGTGGTGCAGCTCCTCTTTCTCTACCGCTACCTCTTCGTCCTGGTAGAGGAGGGCAGCCGCCTGGTGAGGGCCCGCGCCCAGCGCTCCTTCGGCAGCCGGGGCCTGGGAATAGGCGTTTTCGCCCATCTGCTGAGGCAGTGGCTCCTGCGCACCCTGGACCGTGCCGGGCGAATCCACCTGGCGATGCTGGGGCGGGGTTTCGACGGCGAGGTCCACCTGCTGCGCAGGCTCCATTTCGGACGCCGGGAGGCCCTCTTTACCCTCGGCTGGTCGGCCGCCTTTTTGGCCTTTCGCCTTGTCAACCTGCCCCGCCTGCTGGGGGGCCTGATCACGGAGGTGATGCGATGA
- the nrdD gene encoding anaerobic ribonucleoside-triphosphate reductase translates to LRLDNRELRRRGGGLFGSNPLTGSIGVVTLNLPRAAYRAEGMTEFFAQISELMRLASESLEIKRKQLERFTEDNLYPYSRFYLSAIRERSGNFWNNHFSTIGLIGMNEACLNLIGQGVDTPEGKVLAVKTLQFMRNQLEAFQEETGHLYNLEATPAEGTSFRLAKQDRKLHPDIITAGADQPYYTNSTQLPVGSTDDIFQALSHQDAMQTQYTGGTVFHGFLGERLEDWRSARLLVRRIAENFHLPYFTISPTFTICPEHGYISGEHFSCPHHHEGKAA, encoded by the coding sequence GCTGCGTCTCGACAACCGCGAGTTGCGCCGCCGCGGCGGCGGCCTTTTCGGCTCCAACCCCCTGACCGGCTCCATCGGCGTGGTCACCCTCAACCTGCCACGGGCGGCCTACCGGGCCGAAGGCATGACCGAGTTCTTCGCACAGATCTCCGAGCTGATGCGGCTCGCCTCCGAATCCCTGGAGATCAAGCGCAAGCAGCTCGAGCGCTTTACCGAGGACAACCTCTACCCCTACTCCCGCTTCTACCTCTCGGCCATCCGCGAACGCAGCGGCAACTTCTGGAACAACCACTTCTCCACCATCGGCCTGATCGGCATGAACGAGGCATGCCTCAACCTCATCGGCCAGGGGGTCGACACCCCCGAGGGGAAGGTCCTGGCGGTGAAGACCCTGCAGTTCATGCGCAACCAGCTCGAGGCCTTCCAGGAGGAGACCGGCCACCTGTACAACCTCGAAGCCACACCGGCGGAGGGGACCAGCTTCCGCCTCGCCAAGCAGGACCGCAAGCTGCATCCCGACATCATCACCGCAGGCGCCGACCAGCCCTACTACACCAACTCCACCCAGCTTCCGGTGGGGAGCACCGACGACATCTTCCAGGCCCTTTCCCACCAGGACGCCATGCAAACCCAGTACACCGGCGGGACGGTCTTCCACGGCTTCCTCGGCGAGAGGCTGGAGGACTGGCGCAGCGCCCGCCTGCTGGTGCGGCGCATCGCGGAGAACTTCCACCTGCCCTACTTCACCATCAGCCCGACCTTCACCATCTGCCCGGAACACGGATACATTTCCGGGGAGCACTTCTCCTGCCCCCACCATCACGAGGGGAAGGCGGCGTAA
- a CDS encoding cytochrome c: MAFKKRDWIFIVLVLGVFGTFYALTGEEKTSKVPYDDIHAKFYPIVKDEGKKAAEKFCKECHGPDGIAFSAEHPDPIRCLFCHKLLPR, encoded by the coding sequence ATGGCATTCAAAAAGCGCGACTGGATCTTTATCGTCCTTGTCCTCGGCGTCTTCGGCACCTTCTACGCCCTGACCGGCGAGGAGAAGACCTCCAAGGTCCCCTACGACGACATCCACGCCAAGTTCTACCCCATCGTCAAGGATGAGGGGAAGAAGGCCGCGGAGAAGTTCTGCAAGGAGTGCCACGGTCCGGACGGAATCGCCTTCTCCGCGGAGCACCCCGACCCGATCCGCTGCCTCTTCTGCCACAAGCTGCTGCCGCGCTGA